GAAGGCCAGCGTGCGCGCGATACCCAGATAGCTATGCGGATCGGTCCAGCCGAAATTGTCCCGCTGCACCCGCAGACGCGAGACCAGGTTGCGCTTGCGCTTGGCCGCCGTGGTCCCGGTTTCGCTGACGATATACTGGGTCAGCACCTCGGGAATATTGGCGATGCCGTGGCGCTTGGCCATGCGCACGAAAAGATCGTAATCCTCGGCGGTGCGATACCGGTCGGAATAGGGTCCGATCTCGCGCAGCGCCTCGGTGCGGATCATGATCGTCGGGTGCAGAAGTGCGGGCACGTAGCGCTGGCGCCGAAGCATCTTGGCCGGATCGGTCGGAAAGCGCAGCGTGAACAGATATTCACCATCGTCATTCACGCAGCGCGCCCAGGTTCCGACCATGCCGATATCGGGATTTTCTTCCATGAAGGCGAACTGCTTTTCAAACCGGCCCGGCAGGGGCAGGTCGCCGCAATCGAGCCGCGAGATATAACGGTAGCCGCGCGCGAAAATCGTCTCGATCCCGGCATTAAGCGCATTCTCGATACCCTGATTACGATCCAGCCGCTGCAAGGTCACCTCATGCGCCCCGGCGTGATCGGCCGCGTTCATTGGCTCGGGCGAGCCGTCATCGACAACCACGATGTCAAAGGGAAATTCGATCCCTGCCAGCACATCGAGGGTCTCGGTCAGCCCTTGCTGATCCTTGAACACGGGGATCAGCACGCAGATATCGGGACGCACAGCCTCGTGGGGGGGCAGCGAGGCGAGTTCGGCGCTCGCCAGATTGGCGGCGCCTGCCCTGCCCGCGGCGCTTTCCTCGCTGTCGGTCATGCACCAGCCTCCTGCAATCGGGCGGCGCGGCGGCGCTGACTGCCGAGCCGGATCATGGCGACGGTCAGACCGACAAGGAAACCCGTCATCAGCCCGAGCGCCAGGATCACCGGCTTGGCGTTGAACCCGCTCGGACGTGTCGGCACCACGGCGGGCGAGA
This genomic window from Paracoccus sediminicola contains:
- a CDS encoding glycosyltransferase yields the protein MTDSEESAAGRAGAANLASAELASLPPHEAVRPDICVLIPVFKDQQGLTETLDVLAGIEFPFDIVVVDDGSPEPMNAADHAGAHEVTLQRLDRNQGIENALNAGIETIFARGYRYISRLDCGDLPLPGRFEKQFAFMEENPDIGMVGTWARCVNDDGEYLFTLRFPTDPAKMLRRQRYVPALLHPTIMIRTEALREIGPYSDRYRTAEDYDLFVRMAKRHGIANIPEVLTQYIVSETGTTAAKRKRNLVSRLRVQRDNFGWTDPHSYLGIARTLAFMAIPFDWLTSIKKKVWR